The DNA sequence GAACGCCGTGCGGTGCTGTTGGCAGCGGTGGTGTACTGACGATCCTTGATGATATCCAGGTAGAAGCCACCCAGCTCCTGCACGCAGAAGTTGTGCACCTTGGAATAGACGTTCCAGAAGCGGTATTCACCGTAGTGCTCCTGCAACTCGCGCTGCAGCAGCAGGGTACGGTCGACTGCCCAACGGTCCAGGGCCAGCATTTCTTCGGCCGGGAGGATGTCGGTGGCCGGGTTGAAACCGGTCAGGTTCGACAGCAGGAAGCGTGCGGTATTGCGGATCCGCCGGTAGGCGTCGGCGCTTCGCTGCAGAATCTGCTCGGAAACCGCCATTTCACCCGAATAGTCGGTGGCCGAAACCCACAGGCGCATGATGTCGGCGCCCAGGGTGTCGTTGACCTTCTGCGGTGCGATCACGTTGCCCAGCGACTTGGACATCTTGCGACCGTTCTCGTCCACGGTGAAGCCGTGGGTCAGCAACTCGCGATACGGTGCGTGGTTGTCGATGGCGCAGCCGGTCAGCAGCGAGGAATGGAACCAGCCGCGGTGCTGGTCGGAGCCTTCCAGGTACAGGTCGGCACGCGGGCCGGTCTCGTGGCCCTTCGAATGCGAGCCGCGCAATACGTGCCAATGGGTGGTACCGGAGTCGAACCAGACGTCGAGCGTATCGCTGATCTTTTCGTAGTGCTGCGCCTCGTCACCGAGCAGTTCGGCCGCGTCCATCTTGAACCAGGCTTCGATGCCTTCGACTTCGACGCGCTTGGCAACGATTTCCATCAGCTCGACCGTACGCGGGTGCAGCTCGCCGCTCTGCTTGTGCAGGAAGAACGGGATCGGCACGCCCCAATTGCGCTGGCGGGAGATGCACCAGTCCGGACGGTTGGCAATCATCGAATGCAGGCGCGCCTGGCCCCAGGCCGGTATGAATGCGGTGTCTTCGATGGCCTTGACCGCGCGCTGGCGCAGGGTATCGCCAGTGGTCGGCTGTTTGTCCATGCCGACGAACCACTGGGCCGTGGCGCGGTAGATCAGCGGGGTCTTGTGACGCCAGCAGTGCATGTAGCTGTGGCTGATGGTTTCGGTGTACATCAGCGCGCCGACTTCGACCAGCTTGTCGACGATGTTCGGGTTGGCTTTCCAGATGAACTGGCCACCGAAGAACTCCAGCGTATCGACATAAACGCCGTTGCTCTGCACGGGGGTGAGGATGTCGTCATTGACCATGCCGTAGCGCTTGCAGGTAATGAAGTCGTCTTCTCCGTAGGCCGGGGCCGAGTGCACCACACCGGTACCGGCACCCAGCTCGACGTAGTCGGCCAGGTAAACTGGCGACAGGCGGTCGTAGAGTGGATGACGGAAATTGATCAGCTCCAGCGCCTGGCCCGGGGCGGTAGCCAGCACCGAACCCTGCAGGTTGAAACGGCTCAGGCACGCCTCGACCAGCTCTTCGGCCAGCACCAGCAGCTTGTCGCCGACGTCGACCAGCGCGTAGTTGAATTCGGGGTGGACGTTCAGCGCCTGGTTGGCCGGAATGGTCCACGGGGTGGTGGTCCAGATCACGATCGCTGCCGGCTTGTCCAGGGCAGCCAGGCCGAAAGCGGCGGCCAGCTTGGCGTCGTCGACTGCCTGGAACGCTACGTCGATGGACGTGGACTTCTTGTCGGCGTATTCGACTTCCGCTTCGGCCAATGCCGAACCGCAGTCGAAACACCAGTTCACCGGCTTGAGGCCCTTGAACACGAAACCGTTCTTGACCATTTCGGCCAGGGCACGGATTTCGCCGGCTTCGTTGGCGAAGTCCATGGTCTTGTAGGGGTTGGCCCAGTCACCCAGCACGCCCAGACGGATGAACTCGGCCTTTTGCCCTTCGATCTGCTCGGCGGCGTAGGCACGGCACAGCTCGCGGGTCTTGTCCGCGGACAGGTGCTTGCCGTGGGTCACTTCGACCTTGTGCTCGATCGGCAGGCCATGGCAGTCCCAGCCCGGCACGTACGGGGCATCGAAACCCGACAGGGTCTTGGAACGGACAATCATGTCCTTGAGAATCTTGTTGACCGCATGACCGATGTGAATACTGCCGTTGGCGTACGGAGGACCGTCGTGCAGAACGAACTTCGGACGATCCTTGCCGATCTCGCGCAGCTTCTGGTACAGGCCAATGCTGTCCCAGCGCTGCAGAGTTTGCGGCTCGCGCTGGGGCAGGCCGGCCTTCATTGGGAAGGCGGTGTCCGGAAGGTTTAGCGTGGCTTTGTAGTCGGTCATTTCAGGCTCTTGGGTTAGCGGTTGGCCGCTGCTCTGAAGTAAGGGCATGGGCACGGGCGGCGGCGACATCCGCATCGATCGCCGTCTTCAGCGCCTCCAGGGAGGCGAAACGCTGCTCATCACGCAGCTTGTGGTGGAACGCCACCGTCAAACGCCGGCCATATAGATCACCGGCAAAATCCAGAAGGTGTATTTCCAGGTGGGCACTGCCATCACCTGAAACGGTCGGCCGCACGCCAATATTGGCGACGCCCGGCCACGGCTTGCCGTCGATGTCGGCACTGACCAGGTAGACCCCCGTCAATGGCACGCGACGCCGCTTGAGCTGGATATTGGCCGTCGGCCAACCCAGCTGA is a window from the Pseudomonas sp. LS1212 genome containing:
- the ileS gene encoding isoleucine--tRNA ligase; the encoded protein is MTDYKATLNLPDTAFPMKAGLPQREPQTLQRWDSIGLYQKLREIGKDRPKFVLHDGPPYANGSIHIGHAVNKILKDMIVRSKTLSGFDAPYVPGWDCHGLPIEHKVEVTHGKHLSADKTRELCRAYAAEQIEGQKAEFIRLGVLGDWANPYKTMDFANEAGEIRALAEMVKNGFVFKGLKPVNWCFDCGSALAEAEVEYADKKSTSIDVAFQAVDDAKLAAAFGLAALDKPAAIVIWTTTPWTIPANQALNVHPEFNYALVDVGDKLLVLAEELVEACLSRFNLQGSVLATAPGQALELINFRHPLYDRLSPVYLADYVELGAGTGVVHSAPAYGEDDFITCKRYGMVNDDILTPVQSNGVYVDTLEFFGGQFIWKANPNIVDKLVEVGALMYTETISHSYMHCWRHKTPLIYRATAQWFVGMDKQPTTGDTLRQRAVKAIEDTAFIPAWGQARLHSMIANRPDWCISRQRNWGVPIPFFLHKQSGELHPRTVELMEIVAKRVEVEGIEAWFKMDAAELLGDEAQHYEKISDTLDVWFDSGTTHWHVLRGSHSKGHETGPRADLYLEGSDQHRGWFHSSLLTGCAIDNHAPYRELLTHGFTVDENGRKMSKSLGNVIAPQKVNDTLGADIMRLWVSATDYSGEMAVSEQILQRSADAYRRIRNTARFLLSNLTGFNPATDILPAEEMLALDRWAVDRTLLLQRELQEHYGEYRFWNVYSKVHNFCVQELGGFYLDIIKDRQYTTAANSTARRSCQTALFHISEALVRWIAPILAFTADELWQYLPGERNESVMLNTWYEGLSELPEGFELDRAYWERVMAVKVAVNKELENQRAAKAIGGNLQAEVTLFADDALTSDLGKLSNELRFVLITSTASLAPFVQAPADAVETEVAGLKLKVVKSAHAKCARCWHCREDVGVNPEHPEICGRCVDNISGAGEVRHYA